The sequence below is a genomic window from Thermorudis peleae.
TTGGCTGTTGAAGGGCTGGGGCCATGCGTCGAGCTCGACTACTGGCCTGTTCGCTGGACACGTACTCCGTCTGCGAACAGTGAACGCCCAATGGACGACGGGATGTGAGGATGCAAGATGGAGGCTGATCTCGAAGTTATTTGGCACTTTACCCAGCAACGGGTCCTCGTGATCGGCGACGTTATGCTCGATAGCTATCTTGATGGAACAGCCGAACGCCTCTGTCGTGAAGCCCCCGTGCCAGTCGTACGCACCCAAACAGTGCGGCATCTTCCAGGCGGGGCAGCTAACGCCGCGGTCAACGCACGCGCTCTTGGAGCACGCGTTATGCTTGTCGGACTCGTTGGCTCCGATGCGGCTAGTCTTCACCTCCGCGCTGCTCTCCGTGAGCGTGGCATCGATGACGGCTGGCTTGTCGAACATCGCGCATTGAGCACATTGCAAAAACTACGGGTACGCGCTGCTGGTCAGTTACTCGTTCGCATCGATGACGGGTGTACTGAACCGGATCCAGAAAGCCAGCAGCAATTGATTGACCAGATCCTGAATGGGCTCACGAACTGTGACGCGGTTATTCTCTCGGACTATGGCTACGGCGTGCTAAGCGATCCGGTACTGCAGCGCATCAGTGAAGTGCTGCGTTTCCGTCCATGCCCCATTGTGATTGATACGAAGCTGCCGCACCGCTTCGCCCATGTTCCGGCAACCGTGGTTACGCCAAGCCACCTCGACCTGCAACGTACGGCATCCGATGATCTCGGGCATGATCTAACAGCGATTGAGCAGCGCGGCCGATTGTTGCTCAAGCAACTTCGCGCATCCTACCTAGCCATTACTCTTGCCCACAACGGGGTTTTGCTTCTGAATCAGGACGGCCAGGCCCAACACTACCGCGCTCGTGCAGTAACGGCGACGAGCAGCATTGGCGCTGGTGATGTCTTTACGGCAACGCTCGCACTGGGGCTGGCCGCTGGCGCTTCATGCGAACAAGCGGTGCGGCTCGGCATGCTCGCTGCCGAGTTGGCCATCCGTCGTGCTGATACCGTGACAATCGACCGTCCAACATTGCTTCGGGCCTTTTGCCAACCCGAACATCGCCCGCAACTGCCTGGCCCACTGTCAGTGCGGGCTGCTCAAGCGTGGGTTGAAACCGCGCGGGAGTCGGGACGTCGTATTACGCTCCTCGCTGGAAGTTTTGCGCAGATCGGCTGGGACGACGTCCGTGCTTTACGGCAATACGTAGAGCCAGACAGTGCACTGCTTGCTGCTGTATGGAGTGACGAGGCGCTTGCTCAGCGTACTGGCACGCCAGTATCTCATGCCTCCGAACTCGATCGAGCGACGCTTGCTGCAGCGCTGCTACCTGTAGACACCGTCGTGGTTTGTCCCGAGCCCTCAGCTGCTACTTTGCTTCGCACGCTCCGCCCCCACCGCTTCATCGTGCCAGCATCATGGCCGAGTTCACTGCACGACTGGGATGAACAACGAGTTGTTAATGAACTTGGCATTCTGGTTGTGCGATTACCACAACCCCGCGTACCTCAGCACGCTCCCAAATCTTCGACGATCGTTGAAGGCAACGGCGTATGACGTGGCATACGACATGGACATCAGTTAAGCGGCTGTTATTTGTTCGGCTCGACAATCTTGGTGACGTCTTGCTGATGACTCCGGCCTTTCGTGCTGTTCGTCGGGCACTGCCCGACGCCTATCTTGCCCTGTTGGCAAGTCCGGTTGGAGCACAGGTCGGACGACTTAACCCTGATCTCGACGAAGTGATTGTCTATCAGGCCCCCTGGGTAGATCCATGGCAACAACTCCCACACGATCCCGAGCGGGAACGCGCGATGATCGAGGAACTGCGAACGCGCCGGTTTGACGCCGCAATAATTTTTACCTCTGAGCGACAGAGTCCGTTGCCAGCAGCGTATCTCTGCTATCTGGCTGGCATACCACTACGTCTCGGTGCGACGAGTGACGGTGCTGGTTCCCTGCTTACGACACGTCACCGTCCACCAACGCAGCGCATCCATGAAGTCGAACGCGCGCTCGATCTTGTTGGCAGTGTCGGCTTCGCGACAGCTGAGCGTTCGCTAGTTCTGCAGGTCCCGCCTGCAGCTCATCGGACTGTTGCTGCGCGCTTGGCGCAGGTTGGCGCAGCATCGTCTCCTCTCGTGATCGTCCATCCTGGCTGCAGCATGCCTGCACGTACGTATCCAGCGTCGCATTACGTTGATGTTATCGAATTGCTCCTGCAGCGTTATCCTGGGTGGATCGTGATTACCGGATCTGATGCTGAACAATCGCTGGTTGAGAGCGTCTACGCCCAGCTCTCGCCGGGCTCGAAGGCACGGGCCTTGCCCTGGGCGGGGCTACTCACCTTCCCAGAATTGTGTGCATTGATCGCTCGCGCGCAGCTTGTAATCACAAACAACACCGGCCCAGCGCACATTGCTGCTGCGGTTGGCACGCCGGTCATTGTGATCTTTGCCCTAACGAATCCGCCAGAACAGTGGCATCCCTGGGGTATCCCGTATCAATTGCTCTTTCAGGATGTGCCATGTCGCCTCTGCTATGCCCGTATCTGTCCTGTTGATCATGCTTGTATCCGTCGTGTTACGCCAGAGCAAGTGGTTGAATCAGCACTCCACATGCTTGCTATGAGCAGAGTGGAAGGCACAGGAAATGGGGCATAGTAGGCCATCGTCGCCATGGCAGACCATTTCCAGGCTGCTTGTTGTCCGGCTCGATAACATGGGTGATGTCGTGCTACTGTCGCCGGCGCTGCGGGCGCTGAAAGCCGCTCTGCCCCACGTGTCGATTACGCTCCTTGCTAGTCCAGCAGGACAACACGCAGCGGCGCTTCTGCCATGGATTAATGATGTGATCGTTTGGCGTGCTGTGTGGCAGGATGTTGGCGGCTCTCTCCCATTTGATCCTTGGCGCGAACGTGTACTCATCGCCAATCTCGCCCAGCAACAGTTTGACGCTGCAATCATCTTCACATCCTTTAGCCAAACAGCGCATGTGCCCGGGTATGTTTGCTATCTCGCGGGCATTCCCTTGCGCGCTGGTATGGTCAAGGAATTTGGCGGAAGCGTACTCACGACGGAGATCCGGCACGAGCCAGATTGTCAGCATCAAGCGGAACGCAACATCCGTCTGGTTGAACATCTCGGGTTTCCAGTGGTTGATCGACGCCTGGAGGTACGCATTACCCCCACAGGCATGACTGAGGCTCACAACCTCCTTGCACATTTCGGCCTCACCCGTAGGACGCCATACGTCTTGATACACCCTGGAGCGAGTTGCCAAGCGCGGCGCTATCCTCCCCATCGCTTTGCCATTGTGATCGAGGAACTGATTCGCCTTGGTCTACCAGTTGTAATCACTGGAACTGAGCGTGAGCGCAGTTTTATTGAGCCACTGCTCGCAAACCAGCGCAGCGGCGTCTACCCGATCATTGGGCAGACCAGCTTACCAGCCTTTGCAGCATTGATCGACTCAGCTGCCGTCGTTGTTTGCGGTAATACATTGCCGCTGCACTTGGCTGATGCGCTCGGCACACCCGTTGTTGCCCTCTACTCCGGCACCGATCTCGAGGTGCAATGGGCTCCTCGGTTTACGCCACATCGCATCTTACGCCGGCCGACCCCCTGCACCCCGTGTTACCGCTTCACGTGTGCCTTTGGTGACGAGCAACCCTGTCTCGACATCGACCCAGCAACAGTCGTTGAAGCAATCTCTTCGTTGCTTGATATGCCGCCAACAACGGCTGAGCCATGGTCGCCCGAGAGGGGGGATCATGCACGCGCTTCTCAATAATCGGTCGACGGTTCGGCGCATTGCGGTTCTCCGTGCATTGCACCTCGGCGATCTTTTGCTGGCAGTACCAGCCTTTCGCTCCTTGCGGGCCGGTTTTCCGCAGGCTGAGATTACATTGATCAGCTTGCCCTGGGCCGAAAGCTTTGTACGGCGTTTCCATCGCTATCTCGACCGCTTCGTCTGCTTCGAAGGATTCCCAGGAATTAGCGAAGTTGCAGTAGTTCCAGAGCGGGTTGCCGCATTCCTCGCCGCACAGCAAGGATATGGCTACGACCTCGTGATCCAGCTGCACGGCAACGGGCAGGCAAGTAATCCCTGTGCGCTTGCGCTTGGCGGGACAATCACCGCTGGCTATTTTGTTGGCGAACCGCCCCAGGGCTTGACGATTGCCTTACCCTATCCTGCTTATCTTCATGAAATCCATCGCAATCTTGGCCTTATGCGTGCGCTTGGTTGCCCCGACTGCGGCGACAACCTGGAGTTCCCACTCAGTGACGAAGACAGGGCTGAAGCTCAAGCATTGCTTGCGCCACTTGCCAGCCGGCCACGCCCGTGGATTGGTCTCCACCCAGGCGCACGGCCACCGGCACGCCGTTGGCCTATTGAGCGCTTCGCTACGGTTGCCAATGGCTTACGAGAGCGGTTTCAAGCACAGCTCGTTATTACTGGCTCATTGGATGAGATGGCGTTGGCACAAGAACTCGCTAGCCAGATCAGGGGAGAGCCACTCGTCCTGGCTGGGCAAACCAGCCTTGGCGGGCTGGCAGCGGTGCTCGCCAGTCTTGACCTCTTCATCAGCAACGATACTGGCCCCGCTCATATCGCTGTTGCTGTGAAGACCCCAAGCATAACGCTCTTTGGTCCAGCCGATGTTCGACGCTGGGCACCGCTCGATCGTCAGCGGCATCCGATCCTGCATCATCCTTTACCGTGCAGCCCATGTGCGTACTGGGAATGTCCAATCGACCATCGATGCCTGCGTGCGATTTCCGCTGAGGCCGTGCTTGCCAAGGCTGAGCAGCTGTTGACAGGAGTGCAGTCATGCGCCAGTTAAATGTGTTAACATGGCACGTCCACGGCAGCTATCTCAACGCCCTCGTCCGAGTACCACACCAGTGGTATTTGCCAGTCAAACCGGGCCGGCCTGAGGGCTATGGCGGGCGTGGCCATACATTCGACCTTCCAGACAATGTCACCGAGATACCGGCGGAAGCGGTACCAACGCTGAACCTCGATGTCATCATCTTCCAGTCAGAGAAGAATTATCGCTATGACCAGTATGAGGTGCTGAGTCCAGCTCAGCAGCGATTGCCACGGATTTATCTCGAGCACAATGTGCCACGCCCTGATGCAGTGCATACACGTCACCCGGTCGACGATCCGAATGTGTTGCTCGTACACGTTACGCATTACAACCAGCTCATGTGGGACAACGGGCGGACGCCCACGATGGTCATTGAACACGCGGTTGCCATCGACCCGACAGTGCGCTACATTGGCGATCTCGACCGCGGCGTGACTGTTGCCAACAACATGCAGCGACGCCCACGTATTGCCGGGTTCGATATCTTCCTGGCGGCACGCGAGCAGGTTCCGCTCGATGCTGTGGGAATGGGCACTGAAGAATTTGGCGGGCTCGGCGATATCCCCTATCGCGAACTCCATCACTGGCTCTCGCACTATCGCTTCTTATTCAGCCCTATGCGTTATACCAGCTTACCGCTTGCAGTCGTCGAGGCGATGACCATTGGCATGCCAGTCGTGGCACTAGCGACGACGGCACTCCCTTCAGTCATTGAAGACGGCTGTAATGGATTCATTTCGTGCGATGTTCCCGCTTTGCTCGATCGCATGCGTTTTCTGCTCGATCACCCTGGCGAAGCCCGACGACTTGGCGAGAGCGCCCGCGCAACAGCACAAGAGCGCTTTAGCCTCGAGCGGTTTGTGCAGGATTGGCAGCGAGCCCTTGCACTGGTGACACAGTAAGTTAGGAGGGGCATGAACGATGGGGCAATCACCACGCCGACGCATCGCCTTCATTAGTGAGCACGCAAGCCCCGTTGCCGCACTTGGTGGTGAGGATGCTGGTGGACAGAACGTCTACGTGGGCGAATTAAGCCGCCGACTCGCCCAGCTGGGGTATGCGGTCGACATCTTTACACGCCGTAGTCATGTCGCGCTGCCGACAGTGCTTGACTGGATGCCTGGCGTACGTGTGATTCACCTCCCGGCTGGCCCAATGACACCGATGCCGAAGGATATGTTATGGCCCTATATGCCGGACTTCTTTCGGAGCTTGCGCACATGGTTTGCCAATCCAGCGCTGCACTACGATCTTGTCCACGGCCATTTCTGGATGTCTGGCTGGGTCGCAGCCGCCTGTAAACAGACATTTGGTCTTCCAGTTGTGCAGACGTTTCATGCACTCGGCGTAACCAAACGGCGCTTCCTTGGCGATGCGGACCCAAGCCCTCCTGATCGAATCGCTGTTGAGCGGGCAATCATTACCCAAGTAGATTATGTCGTCGCCCAATGTCCGAGCGAGCGCGACGAGCTCATCACCGATTACAATGCTGATCCTCAGCGCATTGCACTGGTACCTGGTGGGGTCGATATCACCCGCTTTACCCCCCATGATCAGCGGGCTGCTCGCCAGCGCCTCGGCCTTGATCCCGACCGACCAGTCGTGATCTATGTCGGGCGCATGCTGCCTCGTAAGGACGTGCGTAATGTGGTGTATGCGCTGGCACGGCTGCGCGAATACGGCGTGTGGCCAGTAACGCTCATGCTTGTTGGTGGCGAGACGCCCGAACCAGACCCTGTCAGAACACCGGAAATCGGAGTGTTGCAGCAACTGGTAGCCGACCTCGGGCTTACTGATGCGGTTCTGTTCACCGGTCATCGGCAACCAGATGAATTGCCCTGGTACTACAGTGCCGGGGACGTTGCCGTAACCACGCCTTGGTATGAGCCGTTTGGCCTGACACCGCTTGAAGCAATGGCTTGTGGTCGCCCCGTCGTCGGATCGGATGTCGGCGGTATTCGCTTTACCATCGAAGATGGGGTAACGGGGTTTCTTGTCCCACCGCGTGATCCAGAGCGCTTGGCAGGGTGCCTCGCATTCTTGCTCACGCACCCCGATAGAGCTCGCACAATGGGGCACGCCGCTCGTGCCCGAGTTGAGCAGCATTTTTCGTGGGAACTCACCGCTG
It includes:
- a CDS encoding glycosyltransferase; this translates as MGQSPRRRIAFISEHASPVAALGGEDAGGQNVYVGELSRRLAQLGYAVDIFTRRSHVALPTVLDWMPGVRVIHLPAGPMTPMPKDMLWPYMPDFFRSLRTWFANPALHYDLVHGHFWMSGWVAAACKQTFGLPVVQTFHALGVTKRRFLGDADPSPPDRIAVERAIITQVDYVVAQCPSERDELITDYNADPQRIALVPGGVDITRFTPHDQRAARQRLGLDPDRPVVIYVGRMLPRKDVRNVVYALARLREYGVWPVTLMLVGGETPEPDPVRTPEIGVLQQLVADLGLTDAVLFTGHRQPDELPWYYSAGDVAVTTPWYEPFGLTPLEAMACGRPVVGSDVGGIRFTIEDGVTGFLVPPRDPERLAGCLAFLLTHPDRARTMGHAARARVEQHFSWELTAARTAELYERTIAERRATLVAQLRSG
- a CDS encoding glycosyltransferase — encoded protein: MRQLNVLTWHVHGSYLNALVRVPHQWYLPVKPGRPEGYGGRGHTFDLPDNVTEIPAEAVPTLNLDVIIFQSEKNYRYDQYEVLSPAQQRLPRIYLEHNVPRPDAVHTRHPVDDPNVLLVHVTHYNQLMWDNGRTPTMVIEHAVAIDPTVRYIGDLDRGVTVANNMQRRPRIAGFDIFLAAREQVPLDAVGMGTEEFGGLGDIPYRELHHWLSHYRFLFSPMRYTSLPLAVVEAMTIGMPVVALATTALPSVIEDGCNGFISCDVPALLDRMRFLLDHPGEARRLGESARATAQERFSLERFVQDWQRALALVTQ
- a CDS encoding glycosyltransferase family 9 protein; this translates as MHALLNNRSTVRRIAVLRALHLGDLLLAVPAFRSLRAGFPQAEITLISLPWAESFVRRFHRYLDRFVCFEGFPGISEVAVVPERVAAFLAAQQGYGYDLVIQLHGNGQASNPCALALGGTITAGYFVGEPPQGLTIALPYPAYLHEIHRNLGLMRALGCPDCGDNLEFPLSDEDRAEAQALLAPLASRPRPWIGLHPGARPPARRWPIERFATVANGLRERFQAQLVITGSLDEMALAQELASQIRGEPLVLAGQTSLGGLAAVLASLDLFISNDTGPAHIAVAVKTPSITLFGPADVRRWAPLDRQRHPILHHPLPCSPCAYWECPIDHRCLRAISAEAVLAKAEQLLTGVQSCAS
- a CDS encoding glycosyltransferase family 9 protein, whose amino-acid sequence is MTWHTTWTSVKRLLFVRLDNLGDVLLMTPAFRAVRRALPDAYLALLASPVGAQVGRLNPDLDEVIVYQAPWVDPWQQLPHDPERERAMIEELRTRRFDAAIIFTSERQSPLPAAYLCYLAGIPLRLGATSDGAGSLLTTRHRPPTQRIHEVERALDLVGSVGFATAERSLVLQVPPAAHRTVAARLAQVGAASSPLVIVHPGCSMPARTYPASHYVDVIELLLQRYPGWIVITGSDAEQSLVESVYAQLSPGSKARALPWAGLLTFPELCALIARAQLVITNNTGPAHIAAAVGTPVIVIFALTNPPEQWHPWGIPYQLLFQDVPCRLCYARICPVDHACIRRVTPEQVVESALHMLAMSRVEGTGNGA
- a CDS encoding PfkB family carbohydrate kinase, whose product is MEADLEVIWHFTQQRVLVIGDVMLDSYLDGTAERLCREAPVPVVRTQTVRHLPGGAANAAVNARALGARVMLVGLVGSDAASLHLRAALRERGIDDGWLVEHRALSTLQKLRVRAAGQLLVRIDDGCTEPDPESQQQLIDQILNGLTNCDAVILSDYGYGVLSDPVLQRISEVLRFRPCPIVIDTKLPHRFAHVPATVVTPSHLDLQRTASDDLGHDLTAIEQRGRLLLKQLRASYLAITLAHNGVLLLNQDGQAQHYRARAVTATSSIGAGDVFTATLALGLAAGASCEQAVRLGMLAAELAIRRADTVTIDRPTLLRAFCQPEHRPQLPGPLSVRAAQAWVETARESGRRITLLAGSFAQIGWDDVRALRQYVEPDSALLAAVWSDEALAQRTGTPVSHASELDRATLAAALLPVDTVVVCPEPSAATLLRTLRPHRFIVPASWPSSLHDWDEQRVVNELGILVVRLPQPRVPQHAPKSSTIVEGNGV
- a CDS encoding glycosyltransferase family 9 protein, translating into MGHSRPSSPWQTISRLLVVRLDNMGDVVLLSPALRALKAALPHVSITLLASPAGQHAAALLPWINDVIVWRAVWQDVGGSLPFDPWRERVLIANLAQQQFDAAIIFTSFSQTAHVPGYVCYLAGIPLRAGMVKEFGGSVLTTEIRHEPDCQHQAERNIRLVEHLGFPVVDRRLEVRITPTGMTEAHNLLAHFGLTRRTPYVLIHPGASCQARRYPPHRFAIVIEELIRLGLPVVITGTERERSFIEPLLANQRSGVYPIIGQTSLPAFAALIDSAAVVVCGNTLPLHLADALGTPVVALYSGTDLEVQWAPRFTPHRILRRPTPCTPCYRFTCAFGDEQPCLDIDPATVVEAISSLLDMPPTTAEPWSPERGDHARASQ